In Flavobacterium sp. WV_118_3, one DNA window encodes the following:
- the gmk gene encoding guanylate kinase — translation MNTGGKLIVFSAPSGSGKTTIVRHLLGKDDLNLEFSISATSRAPRGEEIDGTDYYFISLENFKKHIKAEDFLEWEEVYRDNFYGTLKTEVERIWAKGKNVIFDIDVAGGLRIKKKFPEQTLAVFVKPPSIDELKIRLKKRSTESEDKINMRIAKASVELATAPQFDRIIKNYDLDTAKQEAYELVRDFVQ, via the coding sequence ATGAATACAGGAGGAAAATTAATTGTTTTCTCGGCACCATCGGGTTCGGGAAAAACAACCATTGTCAGACATTTATTAGGGAAAGACGATTTAAACCTGGAATTTTCCATATCGGCTACGTCCCGCGCACCGAGAGGTGAAGAGATCGACGGAACCGACTATTATTTTATTTCACTCGAAAATTTTAAAAAACATATCAAAGCCGAAGACTTCCTGGAATGGGAAGAAGTATACCGCGATAATTTTTACGGTACGCTAAAAACCGAAGTCGAACGCATCTGGGCCAAAGGCAAGAATGTTATTTTCGACATCGATGTAGCCGGCGGATTGCGTATCAAGAAAAAATTCCCGGAGCAAACCTTAGCTGTTTTTGTTAAACCGCCAAGTATCGACGAACTGAAAATCCGCTTGAAAAAACGTTCCACCGAAAGCGAAGATAAAATCAACATGCGTATCGCCAAAGCGTCGGTAGAACTGGCTACGGCGCCACAATTTGACCGAATCATTAAAAATTACGATCTCGATACCGCCAAACAGGAGGCTTACGAACTGGTTCGCGATTTCGTGCAATAA
- the nadD gene encoding nicotinate (nicotinamide) nucleotide adenylyltransferase: MKIGLYFGTFNPIHIGHLIIANHMAENTDMDQIWMVVTPHNPHKKKNSLLDDYHRLQMVFLATEDYPKIKPSDIEFKLSSPNYTVNTLAHLQEKYPNHEFSLIMGEDNLNSLHKWKNYEIILQNHTIFVYPRISSEVISGEFINHPKIHRVGAPVIELSATFIRDNIKNGKNIKPMLPVKVWEYIDHNLFYKK; the protein is encoded by the coding sequence ATGAAAATAGGGCTTTATTTCGGAACTTTCAATCCCATTCATATCGGACATCTGATCATCGCCAATCATATGGCGGAAAACACCGATATGGACCAGATATGGATGGTTGTAACGCCACATAATCCACACAAAAAGAAAAATAGTTTGCTGGACGACTACCATCGCCTGCAAATGGTTTTTCTGGCAACCGAAGACTATCCCAAAATAAAGCCTTCCGATATAGAATTCAAGCTGTCTTCACCCAATTATACGGTAAACACATTGGCGCATTTACAGGAGAAATACCCAAACCATGAATTTTCTCTGATTATGGGTGAAGACAACCTGAATTCACTTCACAAATGGAAGAACTACGAAATAATCCTTCAAAACCACACTATTTTTGTTTATCCGCGGATTTCATCCGAAGTAATCTCCGGTGAATTTATCAACCATCCGAAAATCCATAGGGTTGGCGCTCCGGTAATTGAATTGTCCGCAACGTTTATTCGCGACAATATCAAAAACGGTAAAAACATCAAACCAATGTTACCGGTTAAAGTATGGGAATACATCGACCACAACCTATTCTATAAAAAGTAA
- a CDS encoding glutamate dehydrogenase — translation MRRKILFLLFTLALGSSTSVKAQFGFSHEIGVIAGPVAFQSDYGERDNLSTDAGNTGYGIGIVHYLNFSYRADCSCYTPETYFNDHFKLRTELSYNKTKLKHFGEWVDNKRQSVMANQLRGMRGSTAVTDLGMQLEYYPFSIRDFSVTPGAWAPFVSLGAHFNYFTTEAYSTLGPNLGTNPNVTPEKYIGAVRNDSGTTWSIVSSVGTRYKLTELSDLMIDLRMQYYFSNWVDGMSPDPTRYPENKHNDWLVWLNVGYIYYLN, via the coding sequence ATGCGAAGAAAAATTCTATTCCTCCTTTTTACCCTTGCGTTAGGGAGCAGTACATCAGTTAAAGCGCAATTCGGATTTTCTCACGAAATAGGAGTAATTGCGGGTCCTGTAGCTTTCCAGTCGGATTACGGGGAAAGAGACAACCTGAGCACAGATGCCGGCAATACCGGATATGGTATTGGTATCGTACACTATCTGAATTTTTCCTATAGAGCCGACTGTAGTTGTTATACTCCGGAGACTTATTTCAATGATCACTTCAAATTACGCACGGAATTATCTTACAACAAAACCAAGCTAAAACACTTTGGAGAATGGGTTGACAACAAACGTCAATCGGTCATGGCAAATCAGCTAAGAGGCATGCGCGGATCCACAGCAGTAACCGATTTAGGAATGCAATTGGAATATTACCCGTTTAGCATTCGTGATTTTTCCGTTACACCGGGCGCCTGGGCACCGTTTGTAAGTTTAGGAGCACATTTTAATTATTTTACAACCGAGGCTTATTCTACTTTAGGTCCCAATTTAGGAACCAATCCAAATGTAACACCCGAAAAATATATCGGAGCCGTACGTAATGACAGCGGAACAACCTGGTCGATTGTATCCAGTGTTGGAACCCGTTACAAGCTTACCGAATTATCCGATTTAATGATCGACCTTCGTATGCAATATTATTTTTCCAACTGGGTTGATGGTATGAGTCCGGATCCGACACGCTATCCGGAAAACAAACACAACGACTGGTTGGTTTGGTTAAATGTAGGTTACATTTACTATTTAAACTAG
- a CDS encoding cystathionine gamma-synthase, whose translation MKFNTKAIHGGQHHDPSTGAVMPPVYQTSTYVQTSPGVPLNEYEYSRAANPTRTALENALASIENGTRGLAFSSGLAATDCVLRSLKAGDEVIAMDDLYGGTYRMFTRIYKDSGIVFHFVDMNDLNKFESLINANTKLVWVETPTNPLMKLADIAAIATITKKHKILFAVDNTFATPYLQKPLDLGADIVMHSATKYLGGHSDVIAGALIVKDKELGDQLHFQQFATGATLGPQDSFLVLRGIKTLHLRVQRHCENGEKVAEFLLNHPKVEKVYYPGLPSHPFHEIAKKQMMGGFGGMVTFTFKSGKKEDAIDFLEKVKVFTLAESLGGVESLANHPALMTHASIPEDKRKEIGISDDLVRLSVGVEDIEDLIEDLKQALA comes from the coding sequence ATGAAATTTAATACAAAAGCAATACACGGAGGACAACATCACGACCCGAGTACGGGAGCCGTTATGCCACCGGTATATCAGACATCGACCTATGTGCAAACCAGTCCGGGTGTTCCTTTAAATGAATACGAATACAGCCGCGCGGCAAACCCGACAAGAACGGCTTTGGAAAACGCATTGGCCAGTATTGAAAACGGAACCCGTGGTTTGGCATTTTCGTCCGGATTGGCGGCAACCGATTGCGTACTTCGCTCGTTAAAAGCCGGTGATGAGGTAATCGCAATGGACGATTTATATGGCGGAACCTACCGTATGTTTACCCGTATTTATAAGGATTCCGGAATCGTTTTCCATTTTGTGGATATGAATGACCTGAATAAATTCGAATCCCTTATCAATGCCAATACGAAACTGGTTTGGGTGGAAACGCCAACAAACCCCTTGATGAAACTGGCGGATATTGCTGCGATTGCTACCATCACGAAAAAACATAAAATCCTTTTTGCAGTGGATAATACTTTTGCAACACCATATTTGCAAAAACCATTGGATTTGGGTGCGGATATCGTAATGCATTCGGCTACAAAATACCTTGGCGGACATTCGGATGTTATTGCCGGAGCGTTAATTGTAAAAGATAAAGAATTAGGCGATCAGTTGCATTTTCAACAGTTTGCTACCGGAGCAACTTTAGGACCTCAGGATTCCTTTTTAGTCTTACGCGGAATCAAAACCTTACACCTTCGTGTGCAAAGACATTGTGAAAACGGTGAAAAAGTAGCGGAGTTTCTTTTAAATCATCCGAAAGTGGAAAAAGTATATTACCCGGGACTACCGTCGCATCCGTTCCATGAAATTGCCAAAAAACAAATGATGGGTGGTTTTGGCGGAATGGTAACCTTCACGTTTAAATCCGGTAAAAAAGAAGATGCCATTGACTTCCTGGAAAAAGTAAAAGTATTTACACTGGCGGAATCTTTAGGGGGTGTGGAATCGTTAGCCAATCACCCGGCTTTAATGACACATGCTTCTATTCCGGAAGACAAACGTAAGGAAATCGGTATTTCTGATGACCTGGTTCGATTGAGTGTAGGCGTAGAAGATATTGAAGATCTGATTGAAGATTTAAAACAGGCATTAGCTTAA
- a CDS encoding YicC/YloC family endoribonuclease: MIQSMTGFGKASLQLPTKKITIEIKSLNSKGLDLNVRMPSVFREMELGLRNQIAQQLERGKVDFSMYIEVTGEETSTKVNAPIVKAYIRQMRDILPEADATELMKMAVRMPDALKTERDEIDENEWQQIQSVINEALVNINNFRKDEGASLEKEFRLRIGNIRSFMEQALLLDPERIQLIKERLQNAITELQANVDENRFEQELIYYLEKLDITEEKVRLGNHLDYFLETLSGSEANGRKLGFITQEMGREINTMGSKSNHAGMQKLVVQMKDELEKIKEQVLNVL, translated from the coding sequence ATGATACAATCGATGACGGGTTTTGGTAAAGCATCACTGCAATTGCCAACCAAGAAAATTACCATAGAAATCAAATCCTTAAACAGTAAAGGACTGGATCTTAATGTTCGTATGCCGTCTGTTTTCCGTGAAATGGAACTGGGACTTCGCAACCAGATCGCACAGCAACTGGAACGCGGTAAGGTGGATTTCTCGATGTATATTGAAGTAACAGGAGAAGAGACTTCTACCAAAGTGAATGCTCCGATTGTAAAAGCGTATATCCGTCAGATGCGGGACATTTTACCGGAAGCCGATGCTACGGAATTGATGAAAATGGCCGTACGGATGCCCGATGCTTTAAAAACCGAAAGAGACGAAATTGACGAAAACGAATGGCAACAGATTCAGTCGGTTATTAACGAAGCATTGGTAAACATTAACAATTTCAGAAAAGACGAAGGAGCTTCATTGGAAAAAGAATTCCGTTTGCGAATTGGCAATATCCGTTCGTTTATGGAACAGGCACTTTTATTGGATCCGGAACGAATCCAGCTGATCAAAGAGCGACTTCAAAATGCCATCACCGAATTGCAAGCCAATGTTGACGAAAATCGTTTTGAACAGGAATTAATCTATTATCTGGAAAAACTGGATATCACCGAAGAAAAAGTTCGTTTGGGCAACCATTTGGATTATTTTCTGGAAACCCTTTCCGGAAGTGAAGCCAACGGACGTAAACTTGGTTTTATCACCCAGGAAATGGGCCGTGAAATCAACACCATGGGATCCAAATCCAACCATGCCGGCATGCAAAAACTGGTGGTACAGATGAAAGACGAATTAGAAAAAATTAAAGAACAAGTACTAAACGTTTTATAA
- the recO gene encoding DNA repair protein RecO: MLVKTKAIVLSSIRFQEKSLIVKCFTQSDGLKSYFVQSAFSGKKSNQKIAYFQPLTLLEIEASHKNKGTLERFKEVKLATPYMTVNVDVVKSTIVIFISEMLHNCIREEEQNENLFAFLETALLWLDTHDEVANFHLMLLMEITKFLGFYPDVSNDEYAFFEMTEGMFVPFHGITCLTEQETLLFKKLKELKFDSDQKIFNGKERQILLKILLDYYTFHFDGFKKPRSLEVLKEVFQ; the protein is encoded by the coding sequence ATGCTTGTCAAAACAAAAGCGATTGTGCTTAGTTCTATCCGGTTTCAGGAAAAAAGCCTGATTGTAAAATGTTTTACCCAATCCGACGGGCTAAAATCCTATTTTGTACAAAGTGCTTTTTCCGGAAAAAAAAGTAATCAGAAAATTGCCTATTTCCAGCCACTGACGTTGTTGGAAATCGAAGCCAGTCATAAAAATAAAGGAACACTCGAACGGTTTAAAGAAGTAAAACTGGCAACGCCATATATGACCGTTAATGTCGATGTGGTGAAGAGTACCATCGTAATTTTTATTTCCGAAATGCTTCATAATTGTATCCGGGAAGAAGAACAAAACGAAAACCTCTTTGCATTTTTGGAAACCGCATTGCTTTGGTTGGATACGCACGACGAAGTGGCTAATTTTCACCTGATGCTGCTGATGGAAATCACTAAATTCCTCGGATTTTATCCGGATGTTTCCAATGATGAATATGCCTTTTTTGAAATGACCGAAGGGATGTTTGTGCCTTTTCATGGAATTACCTGTCTTACGGAACAGGAGACGCTGTTGTTTAAGAAGTTAAAGGAGCTGAAGTTCGATAGTGATCAGAAGATTTTTAACGGAAAGGAACGACAAATACTGCTTAAAATACTACTCGATTATTATACCTTTCACTTCGACGGATTTAAAAAGCCGCGGTCGCTGGAAGTGCTCAAAGAAGTTTTTCAGTAA
- a CDS encoding DMT family transporter, with translation MSKRTYALMAAWTVAIIYGVTFTIAKDVMPTYVDAFGFIFMRVGGSTVLFWLTALGMALANPSQSQKIDLKDFPRIIAAAFFGVAFNMLTFFKGLSYTSPIMGAVLMVTTPMIVLVLSAFIMKEKMQRQKIFGIILGLAGTLLLILYGRSMINAPNAALGNFLVFINAVSYGFYLILVKKLMDKYSAYAFVKWIYLFGFLMVIPFGWQEFRQIDWPSVPFDIYWKIGFVIVISTFLTYLLNLLSMRELKPTTVAVFIYLQPFFASVFAIGLGKDELSWVKTGSSLLIFTGVYLVTQKKVKPTESKGFD, from the coding sequence ATGAGCAAACGAACCTATGCTTTGATGGCTGCCTGGACGGTAGCGATCATTTATGGTGTTACATTTACTATCGCCAAAGATGTGATGCCGACGTATGTGGATGCGTTCGGTTTTATTTTTATGCGCGTTGGCGGTTCGACTGTATTATTCTGGCTTACCGCACTCGGCATGGCACTGGCGAATCCGTCACAAAGTCAGAAAATCGACTTAAAAGATTTCCCACGAATTATCGCTGCGGCATTTTTTGGTGTGGCTTTTAATATGCTCACCTTTTTTAAAGGACTGAGTTATACCTCTCCGATTATGGGTGCCGTCTTAATGGTGACCACCCCAATGATCGTTTTGGTTTTGTCGGCTTTTATCATGAAAGAAAAAATGCAGCGTCAAAAGATTTTCGGAATTATCCTCGGATTGGCCGGAACCTTACTTTTGATTTTATACGGACGATCGATGATCAATGCGCCAAATGCTGCTTTGGGTAACTTTTTGGTCTTTATCAACGCGGTATCCTATGGCTTTTATCTGATTCTGGTTAAAAAATTAATGGATAAATACAGTGCCTACGCCTTTGTAAAATGGATTTACCTGTTTGGATTTCTGATGGTCATTCCATTTGGCTGGCAGGAATTTCGTCAAATCGACTGGCCTTCCGTTCCGTTTGACATTTACTGGAAAATCGGTTTTGTGATCGTGATTTCGACTTTTTTAACCTATTTACTAAACCTACTATCCATGCGGGAATTAAAACCTACCACGGTAGCCGTTTTTATTTACCTGCAACCGTTTTTCGCTTCCGTTTTTGCTATCGGATTGGGAAAAGACGAATTAAGCTGGGTTAAAACCGGCTCGTCTTTACTGATTTTTACCGGGGTCTATCTCGTTACTCAGAAAAAAGTAAAACCAACGGAATCAAAAGGCTTTGATTAA
- a CDS encoding arsenate reductase family protein, with protein MRKIYYLKTCDTCKRILKTIPNLDTFVLQDIKESPITVKQLEEIHALTGSYETLFSKRAKLYKEMGLKNETLSEPDFKRYILEHYTFLNRPVILADGKAFVGNSPKVIEAAIAFVS; from the coding sequence ATGAGAAAAATATACTATTTAAAAACCTGCGATACCTGTAAGCGCATTTTAAAAACAATTCCCAATCTGGATACCTTTGTATTACAAGACATCAAAGAAAGTCCGATTACCGTAAAGCAACTGGAGGAAATTCATGCGCTAACAGGCAGTTATGAAACACTGTTTAGCAAAAGAGCCAAACTCTATAAAGAAATGGGTCTTAAAAATGAGACCTTGTCCGAACCGGATTTTAAACGCTATATACTGGAACACTATACCTTTTTAAACCGTCCGGTTATTTTGGCCGACGGAAAAGCATTTGTAGGCAATAGTCCCAAAGTAATCGAAGCAGCGATTGCTTTTGTAAGCTAA
- a CDS encoding T9SS type A sorting domain-containing protein: MKKILYSIFLVLFVTPFFAQQNQLWRGFFSFAEVTDIAAAPIRVFATSENAVFSKSLVTNELKTTTSINGFKAETITAMHFSVTYNKTFVGNDNGLLLVVNQVDGSVFNVVDIVNKPSIAPNKKKINHLYENDGKLYISCDFGLCVYNLATMEFGDTYFIGPTGQEVEVLQTTVFNGMIYAVTRNNGIRRASVANPNLIDFSQWQEFDAGSWLGAVTFNNRLLLANANNRMYSYTNAAIQEVYTTMQQAVDFKSFNDRLVYTSANHVYVFDPAMVLLAHITQIPDVVTTFTCGVASGNNIFIGTKDKGMYSTTTTNSMVFQNNTPDGPVRNKIFSLKKAPSALWAVYGDYSRFYNPYPLGAFGISKFKESSGWSLIPYEELSGAKSLSRVALNPNNENQAFVSSYYSGLLKIENDALVTLYTQLNTGNNGLESLPPPNNNDIRINGPAFDRRGNLWMTNSLVAKGLKVFRADNQWVSYDLSNVTVQPESDSYAPLIVDKNNTKWIPSLNNGLIGFNENYGNKFIVIKTGTDSGNLPDNDVRVVAVDTRNQLWIGTNKGLRILPSVDRFLTETTLTTNAIIILEDNLAQELFYQQVILDIAVDGSNNKWLSIAGGGVFQVSPNGQSVLHKFTKENSPLPSNNINDIEIDGVTGEVFFATDKGMVSYQGTATKANDNLNNVYVFPNPVRPGFEGDVNISGLIDKANVKITDIEGNLVYETTSQGGTITWDTRAFGKYKVASGVYMIFISSEDGSETKVKKVMVIR; encoded by the coding sequence ATGAAAAAAATATTATATAGCATCTTTTTAGTACTGTTTGTAACTCCCTTTTTTGCGCAGCAAAACCAGCTTTGGAGAGGCTTTTTTTCGTTTGCCGAGGTAACGGATATTGCGGCAGCTCCTATACGGGTTTTTGCAACCTCGGAAAATGCAGTTTTTTCGAAAAGCCTGGTAACAAATGAATTGAAAACCACAACTTCTATTAACGGATTTAAAGCCGAAACCATTACAGCCATGCATTTTAGTGTGACGTATAATAAAACATTTGTGGGGAATGATAACGGTTTGTTGTTGGTGGTGAATCAGGTTGACGGAAGTGTTTTTAATGTGGTGGATATCGTAAATAAGCCATCCATCGCACCCAATAAGAAAAAAATCAATCATCTTTACGAAAACGACGGGAAACTCTACATCTCTTGTGATTTTGGACTTTGTGTCTATAATCTGGCAACGATGGAGTTCGGGGATACTTATTTTATAGGTCCTACAGGTCAGGAGGTCGAAGTGTTGCAAACTACCGTTTTTAATGGTATGATCTACGCAGTTACCCGCAATAACGGAATTCGCCGGGCTAGTGTGGCCAATCCGAATCTAATCGATTTTTCTCAGTGGCAGGAATTCGATGCCGGATCGTGGTTGGGAGCGGTAACATTCAATAACCGATTGTTGTTAGCAAATGCCAATAACCGAATGTATAGTTATACCAATGCAGCCATTCAGGAAGTGTATACGACTATGCAACAGGCTGTGGATTTTAAAAGTTTTAATGACCGATTGGTATATACGTCTGCAAATCATGTCTATGTATTTGATCCGGCAATGGTTTTGCTGGCACATATCACCCAAATACCCGATGTTGTGACCACATTTACCTGTGGTGTGGCATCAGGAAATAATATTTTTATCGGTACTAAGGATAAGGGAATGTATAGTACGACTACAACCAACAGTATGGTCTTTCAAAATAATACTCCTGACGGTCCGGTGCGGAATAAAATCTTTTCCTTAAAAAAAGCACCAAGCGCCCTTTGGGCGGTTTATGGTGACTATAGCCGTTTTTATAATCCGTATCCATTGGGTGCTTTTGGAATCAGTAAGTTTAAGGAAAGTAGTGGCTGGAGTTTAATTCCGTATGAGGAATTAAGCGGTGCAAAATCGCTGAGTAGGGTGGCGCTTAATCCGAATAATGAAAATCAGGCGTTTGTGAGTTCGTATTATTCCGGGCTTTTAAAAATAGAAAATGATGCATTGGTTACGCTTTATACACAGCTAAATACGGGTAATAACGGATTGGAGTCGTTGCCACCTCCAAACAATAATGATATCCGGATCAATGGTCCCGCCTTTGATCGAAGAGGAAATCTTTGGATGACCAATAGTTTGGTAGCAAAAGGACTCAAAGTATTCCGGGCCGATAATCAATGGGTGTCCTATGATTTGTCTAATGTAACGGTACAACCGGAATCCGATAGTTATGCTCCATTAATTGTAGATAAAAATAATACCAAGTGGATTCCATCGCTAAATAATGGACTTATTGGATTTAACGAAAACTACGGTAATAAATTTATAGTGATCAAAACTGGAACGGATAGTGGAAATCTGCCGGATAATGATGTGAGAGTCGTTGCGGTCGATACCCGGAACCAGCTTTGGATTGGTACGAATAAAGGATTGCGCATCCTGCCAAGTGTCGATCGTTTTTTAACGGAAACCACGCTGACAACCAATGCGATTATCATTTTGGAAGACAATCTGGCTCAGGAGCTTTTTTACCAACAGGTAATTCTGGATATTGCTGTCGACGGATCGAATAACAAATGGTTGTCTATTGCCGGTGGCGGTGTTTTTCAGGTGTCACCAAACGGACAGAGCGTATTGCATAAATTTACGAAGGAAAATTCCCCTTTGCCCAGTAATAATATCAACGATATTGAAATTGACGGCGTTACCGGAGAGGTGTTTTTTGCAACCGATAAAGGAATGGTTTCGTATCAGGGAACGGCAACCAAAGCCAATGATAATCTGAATAATGTTTATGTGTTTCCGAATCCGGTGCGCCCGGGATTTGAAGGCGACGTAAACATTAGTGGACTAATTGATAAGGCCAATGTAAAGATTACCGATATCGAAGGAAATCTGGTGTACGAAACGACGTCACAAGGCGGTACGATAACGTGGGATACGCGGGCATTTGGGAAATATAAAGTGGCTTCCGGGGTGTATATGATCTTTATTTCTTCGGAAGACGGCTCCGAAACCAAAGTCAAAAAAGTAATGGTGATTCGGTAA
- a CDS encoding DinB family protein, whose protein sequence is MKTSFEITRMNRRKLLDVLENNTLEQLNKVPEGFSNNLIWNIAHIVVVQQMLVYKLSGLPMQISDAMVDTYKRGTKPEADVTADEVETIKQLLTSTVDQTEADYNAGIFRDYTDFTTMSGFVITNAQQAIEFNNYHEGIHVGIMMSIRKFI, encoded by the coding sequence ATGAAAACAAGCTTTGAAATCACCCGAATGAACCGTCGGAAACTACTGGATGTGCTGGAAAATAATACACTCGAGCAGTTAAATAAAGTTCCGGAAGGATTTAGTAATAACCTAATCTGGAATATCGCACATATTGTAGTTGTACAGCAAATGCTGGTTTATAAATTGTCGGGATTGCCAATGCAGATTTCGGATGCGATGGTGGATACCTATAAACGCGGAACCAAACCGGAAGCCGATGTGACAGCCGATGAGGTTGAAACCATCAAACAATTGTTGACGTCAACAGTCGATCAAACGGAAGCCGATTATAACGCGGGAATTTTCCGTGATTATACTGACTTTACCACTATGTCGGGTTTTGTGATTACCAATGCGCAACAGGCAATTGAATTTAACAATTACCACGAAGGAATTCATGTTGGGATTATGATGAGTATCCGAAAATTTATTTAA
- a CDS encoding DUF4163 domain-containing protein yields the protein MKQIVYFLLIGLFVASCEKKELQFENITYEKQSKKPCDSTCTQVKIKVPIAENSPVTEDSINNAVFNTVREIVYFGEQPYTASNYQELMENFVKSYTDLIAQFPNDKMPAWEATVEGEVVYHSENIINITLKHYTFTGGAHGYSGVRSIILQPKTGKVIPTEGFIKDKKGFQAYAEKKFREKFNIPAGKPINENGLMFENEVFQLPETYIFSEKGLVLYYNTYEIAPYVDGPRELLLPYDSIKPYLILK from the coding sequence ATGAAACAGATCGTTTATTTTCTACTTATCGGACTTTTCGTTGCTAGCTGCGAAAAAAAGGAATTGCAATTCGAAAATATCACTTATGAAAAGCAGAGTAAAAAGCCGTGTGATTCTACGTGCACTCAGGTAAAAATAAAGGTTCCGATAGCTGAAAACAGCCCGGTTACAGAAGACAGTATTAATAATGCGGTATTTAACACCGTTCGCGAGATTGTTTATTTTGGAGAACAACCGTATACAGCTTCCAACTATCAGGAATTGATGGAAAATTTTGTAAAATCGTATACCGACCTGATCGCTCAGTTTCCAAACGACAAGATGCCGGCCTGGGAAGCAACCGTTGAAGGCGAAGTGGTTTACCATTCGGAAAACATCATTAACATCACCTTAAAACATTATACGTTTACCGGAGGTGCACATGGCTATTCCGGTGTACGTTCAATAATATTACAACCGAAAACCGGAAAAGTTATTCCTACGGAAGGCTTTATAAAAGACAAAAAAGGTTTTCAGGCGTATGCCGAAAAGAAATTCCGTGAAAAATTCAATATTCCGGCCGGAAAACCGATTAACGAAAACGGACTGATGTTCGAAAACGAAGTCTTCCAGCTTCCGGAAACCTATATCTTTTCCGAAAAAGGATTGGTTTTATACTATAACACCTATGAAATTGCTCCCTATGTCGATGGTCCGAGAGAATTGTTATTACCGTATGACAGTATAAAACCGTACCTGATTCTTAAATAA